From the bacterium genome, the window ATACTTGAAGCAAAGATATTACCAAATTCCTCCAACTCTTTGAGAAACCCTGCTATTTCCTTTTTGAAATTTGATTTGTAATTTTGCATTTTGATATTTATATTTGATATTTAATATTTGATATTTATTTGTTGTCTCCCTCAAATCCTATTTTGCAGAACCCTATACACTATTTTAACCTTTATGCTAGATTAAGACACCACCAAAATTTGTTGCAATTTAAAACATCCACCCCCCTTATTTGTATCACCTTAACCCCCCTTACGGATTCAGGGTTGGCAAAGGCAAGGTTAAAAATCTGTTGCATTGTGCAACAATTCAGCCTTTTACAGGATTTTGATTACTCATAGCCCTACAATGACTTACGAAATACCTCCTATTTGGCATAAATCTTGCTTATAATCTTAATAGAGGATTAAGATGAAAAGGTTTTTCAGGAAATTTGAAACGATGATGTCAGCGATTACCTTTGCGCAAGAGGGCGAATTTGAAATCGCTAAGGAGATGCTAAAAGAAGACAGACGGGTTTTGTTGGCTATCAGAGAAGGAAAGACAGACCAAAAGGTGCTAACATACGCTTTGAATACCTGTCAGAGGATTGGGGCAAGCCTTGATATACTGTATGTATCAAGCAGGGATACTGTCGCTTCAAGCATTAATGACCTCTATAGCCATCTCAAAGAAGCAGGGATAAACTACAACCTGGTGAAAAAAAGCGGGGATTTCAAGCAGGAGGTAATAGACTGGACGAATCTTAATCAGGATGTTGTTTTTGTAGTCATAGGAGATAATCTCGATTTTGAGAGTAAGGATAAATGGCTTCCAGAGTCCTGGAACAAGATTAGATGTCCAATGATAGTAGCGAATGAAATTATAGCACTTATTAATCGAAATTTGACCCAGATATGGCTATGAAATTCCAAATCACAAATTCCAAATTCCAAACAAATTCGAATGACCAAAATTCAAAACATTACCCCCATAGTTTGGTATTTAGTACTTGAAATTTGGTGCTTATTTGGGATTTGGTGCTTGGGATTTGGGATTTTTTACTTATCCACCCTGAGTAAAATTTTGACTAATAACTGCTATAAGGAGGGAAATAACTATGGGTAACTATGTCAAGAAAAAGCCATATAGGAAGATGATAGGGATGGGTATTCTTTCCATTGCACTTTATACTGCTTTGCTTATGAAACAAGATATTATTAACGATTATTTTACAAGGGGTGGAATCTATGCCTTACTACCGATAATCACGGCGTTTCTTTTTTCTTTTATTCACGGTTTATTTACCGGTAATTTCTGGACAGTAGTAGGTATAGAGGCGGTTAAAAAAGAAACGAAAAAAAGTGAAGATGAGGGGGAAGATTGATTATGCATGAGGTAGTTAATTTTATTAATCTTGATTTAATAAACATCTTCTATCTATTTAGTCTGGGTTTTGTAG encodes:
- a CDS encoding universal stress protein; this encodes MKRFFRKFETMMSAITFAQEGEFEIAKEMLKEDRRVLLAIREGKTDQKVLTYALNTCQRIGASLDILYVSSRDTVASSINDLYSHLKEAGINYNLVKKSGDFKQEVIDWTNLNQDVVFVVIGDNLDFESKDKWLPESWNKIRCPMIVANEIIALINRNLTQIWL